The genomic window CAGTTTTATTTGATGGCAATTCTTTCAAATGTTCTTCATAACGCGTACTATTAGTGATTTCTTGATTGTaattagtattattaaaacttatattctcttttttttcttcttctatattttttttattctttgtaataatatcattaaaatcATCATTAGTTATCAAAAcgttattttgtaatataatcCTTacatctaatttttttataaaatttaaaacgaGATAATCTATATGTAGATCTTTTTcgcttttatatattttcattaaattgttaatcataatattttgtaaatgtacattattcgggtataatttttttatttcaaataatttcataGCTAATACAAAATTAACTTGATtctgtatatttttacaaaagcttattttaatactctcccattttttatgaaataaaattttataatgtttaaatgcctttttataatgtaacatatatttatacgtattaaaggaatgaataatataaaatattttacttgttttttttttttcatcatttgtgcatattacataattattatttatgtcgTAGGTACTGCTACTAATTCCATTTAAAAGATCTCTACCATTTtgtcttatttttctttcatatttCAACACTGAAttgttttttgttcttttccttaaatttatattactattactattgctaCTGCTATTGCTATTGCTATTGCTATTGCTATTACTATTGCTGCTGCTATTGTTATTGCTATTGCTGCTGCTATTGctattgctatttttttcctcttttctgttaaaataatttagaacagctttttccttttttttgtgaattttattactaatattattattaccattaaCATTAATGTCTTCTACATTTGTAGTTACTTCTTGTTCAATGGTGTTAGATGCATTTTCGTTGCTTAACgagttaatataattttgcacatattttctattgcttagattatttaatatttttatatagtttGATAGGGACAACTTATGATCTGGAGTTAAATGAACATCGTTTACTTTTAGCTCAGTGTAAAAATTTACTATTCTCCCTAatcctattttatttttttctttttgcttAAAAAATACGATATCATTAtgttcaaatatttttaatttattcttttcattatactcaaagattttattttcatttatttttatatcttccATTTAGTTAATAACGATATTCTTCTCTTATGCtaaaaccaaaaaaatgttaaaaaaaataaaaaaaaagttgaaCAAATGGGGAAATAAAACTATCCAAATAGTATAGGGTATAATTTACGAACTATATTCCTCTCATTTATTGtttgaaacaaaaattgAATAGAACTTGTTATtacacttaaaaaaaaaaacaaaacaaaatgtatattaaaacaaaaggaaaaacgtTTTAGGACAATTTGATTTGTAAAATGCGacagttaaaaaaatttaaaaaagattgttaaaagaaaaatgcaggaaatggaaaaaaggaaataaaggtgttcataatatatatacatatacatatatatatatatatatacacataaatgcCATATGGCCATGGTAAATATTACACGAGGCTGTAATAAATCTACTGACTGTTCACAATGCACTCATCCTTTTACGTCATTTGTCAGACAAAAAAAAGCAATGAAGAATGTATCTTATAATGTATGTTTACGATTTTCATTTGTGCttgaaataatgaaatttaaaattttgtattgaaaaaaaatgaacttatcaaatatttatatacatatataaatacatgcatatacacatatttgcACATTcgtacacatacacatatatacataatacatccacatgtacatatatatacatataatatacgtacatgtatcggtaaatgaacaaaataaaaaatgaggaTAAGTGCTACATGTTTTTGTGTATTGccaaacaaatatatactgtgctatttttaaaagtttaaatgtattttaaaacaattgattgtaatttaaaacattttcacATTTTGCATTACGTATTTAACGTATTCATAATTGTTAATGTTCCCTTACAATGGCAAATGAAAAttgtacataataataaaacatattatacatatgttagtaaataatatggcataaaataatataaagaggAACATACAACCAACAGAGCAAGTTAATATTCTCTTATGTGTAATGCTACAAAATCCAATATATTATGCATACAGTACATATCATAATAATGTgctatttttgtatatttaaaatataatataaaatttaaaaaaacattgaaaatgataatttttacaatataacaaaaaaaagaaaaagaaataaaaaataataataatactatattaaaaagaataatttacaCAATATTTAgcaattttgtaaaaaaaaaaaaaaaaaaaatgtgttttaaaaatactcaTATTTCCCATTTGGCAaggttatatatatcaaataatcTAAGTGAAACCACGcttatataatttgaaaaaaaaaaaaaaacatatatatatatatatatatatatatatatacatatttaggttcatatagataaatatattgtgaattataaaaaaagcaaaacgacattaattttaacaaaaaaaaattgctctTTTGATATATTCCATATGTTTCCAttagttttaattaattaaaaatttttgtttttgtatataatgcatatttacttaaaaaaattatgaaattaaaaaatagttcttaaattttaaatgttagTTTTTCAATTGTATAAATGATCAGAAATGTTAGCAgaagtttttataaaatgcacaaaaagtagaggaaaaaaaactaaaCAGAAAcaatgaatatttatatatatatatatatatgtaaatacgtAGATTGAGAATGTATATTCATCTGAACAGAAacaaaaagaggaaaaaggACATTgaggaagaaaaattaaatgtaagaattaagaaatattcataaatattcttatactaaaaaaatttaaacgtATAACTTGTGagatttgtatatatgtatttatgtatgtatatatttatacatatatttacatgttaCATGTGTAGGGcgcatttttttatatgccAAAAATCGCAGTAGAACGTATATACTtgtgtattttatataaatatgatgtttcctttttttttttttttcaattcgTCTGAATAATTCCAAAAGGAACaagaaaatgcaaaaatttaCGCTGAATTTGTTCGATCATTTGAGGGAAATGCGCATGAAAGAGGaaataaatttgttaaaagtaaaaaaaaaaaattagattaTAAAAAGACAACTAAAATGAACAAGTGCACGAAttggtacatatatatatatatatatatatatataatgtaatatattcacTTCTATAAGAGaagtattattttcatttatgtactttcttctatttttgaTCTATTCAACTAGGTGGAAAACTTTTGAACCCTTCAAGTTTTACATATGTATCAACAGAGGaggaaaataagaaaaaaggaaggaGTAAATTTACGAAGGTAAAATCCttagaaatattttacatacatatatacatctaaatatatatatatatatatacatatatgtgtatatgagtatatatataaatgaatgttTAAGTGAATcacatttttaaagaaaatacgGAAATATGACATATTTATGCAAAATTAAAgtatctttattttgttataatattttatattttatacattttgtGTTTTTTCAAATGTCAGAGtgattattttaatgaagaaagaaaaaaattagacGAAAAATCAGATAATAATAAGAGTAATACGGGAAAAGTAAAGGAAATAGATAGTTTTTTAGAAGGttacacattttttataattaaaaaaagaaaaaaaaaaaaaaatgcatgcatacaaaaatattgttaatatgtattatacatGTCTATAAATagttacaaaattttttttttttttttaatcttttaaaaaatttatttgtttataattaaagaaattaaattaaaacaaaaaattttggaTGAAAGGAAAATTCTTAAAGAAAAAGCTCAACTAGCTAAGTCTGAAGAagaaaaacttaaaattaataaaaaaataatagaaatagaaaaaaatgaaacgcTGTTTGCTTATACTTCAAGGAAAGAACGGGTTGCGAATCTGTACTTGGGAAATTTGTCACCTGaggtaaaaaagaaattgtgCATATGACAAGGAATGCGtccatatttatatatattatgtatatgtatatttagcTGTGTTAATAAtgagaataaaaatagaaatatttacattatcaACATATGTGAATAGGGTAAAATTTCAATGACTCACAACTAATAGTAGAATTGGGAATAATTTCATCATCGAATATTTTACTAtgtcattattttattttgtattttacttGTAGGTTACGGAGGAATATTTATGTCAAAGATTCGGGAAATTTGGAAAAGTAAACAGTGTGAAAATAATGTACCCTCGTAAAGATgaagacaaaaaaaaggcTAGAATTTGCGGTTTTGTTTGCTTTGAAAATAAAGATGATGCAGAAAATGCAAAGGATGCTTTGGACGGTGTAGAAATGTTTGGAAATGTTGTGAGGATTGGTTGGAGTAAAGCTATaccaaaaatattaaataataataaagcagaaattaataattttaattttgataaaaataatacttgCAATATTAgttctaataaaaaaatcgaAGTATTATTACcagaagataaaaaattgaaaagaaTAATTGATTTGTTAGCTAAATATGTTACGGAAGAAGGATACACATTTGaagaaacaataaaaaaaaatgaaaaagagaaCCCTTTATTcgattttctttttaataccTCTgatttattctattattataaatggagagttttttcttttgcacAAGGAGATAGTTACAAAAATTGGAGAGTGGACCCTTTTCAAATGTTCGAAAATAGTTATGTTTATATACCTCCTAAACTTAATAATACGAAGAAGAATATTTCCAAAAAACAGGAGAAAAcgtaatatttatgaaaaaaagaattagaaCTAAAATTCTTGGAAGATtatcttttataatatatatatttagaatattattaaaacttAGTAAATGCATTctgttattttaattaaaagaaaactGCTATCAGAGCGTTGAAATTGTTATCCATACCTTTGTTTTTACTGCTGTGTTTACTGCTGTGTTTACCGTTATATTACCGGCATATTATTTCCGTATTACCTCCATATCaccattttattattaatcttTTATTGCCGCTTTGTATTCgcttaattaattttttttttgttttttgtagGAGAAGTAAAAAGTGCGAAATAgatgaaaagaagaaaaataagctTATTAacatcatatataatttaaataaaaagaggtACGTTCACAATCTTGTTCATATTCGTATTTCCCATAAAAAAAGTTGTCGCATTTCGGTAAAATgtgttatatgtatttgaatatgcttttttcttttttttttttcttttcctttttaggGTAAGTATATGCCGTGCGATGATATTTTGTACAAGGCACAGTGATTTCAGTTTAGACATTGTAAAAACAATTTCTAGTTTTTTAAcagatttaaaatatgacaTGCTGAAAAaggtatttatataaaatacgaTGAATTTGGTGCAATTTTTGCTTTAGTTTTTGTATacactaatatattttatttgtacatttaTTCCAACTTTTTAGATAAAtttagtttatttattatcagACATATTATACAACTGCAGTAATCAATTTTACTCTTCATGGTCTTATAGAAAGCATATAGAAGAGGAGTTACCtcgcatatttttttattttagaaaaaatataaaaaaatgtgatagtaaaataaaagcaaaaatatttacagattctattgttaatatatttcatatgtGGGATATTTGGGCAATTTACAATACCTTTTTTATGAATGggttaaaatgtttattatcaaataaaaaattaaattatataaaaaatgaaatacatGAATCGGATTATGATAAAGATTTGGATGGAacaaaaattgaattttttgatgaattaaaaagttatccattaaatttaagaaaaaatgcaTTTTCTTACTTTATGAAAGATGATAATCAATTAAATCGATTATGTGAACAGAGAGGATTATATTTCGATGAGAGctttagtaaaaaaaagaaaattaaatatttattaatatatgatgaCTTTTGTAGtaatgatattaatataataaataggaaaaataacatgaattttatattacaaaatgaGAATAAAAAGATTTTCACGTTAGGCTTTGAAGAAAATGATACTGTCCTACACGCAGAGGAGAAGCATGCAGTTAACGTGTtatgaaatgataaaaaatttaagaaaaagtaattattattttttttttttaaacattatatGACTATCATGTTATGACTACAACAATGAAAATCTATAAATATGTGCAAATGTAACTTTcctgcattttttttttcaagtttctatgtttatatatacccatatatatgtatatatcaatctatgtatgtatgtagacgtttacttttataaattatgttcATACGTTGAAATTCAATTTAAAGCttaccttttttattctttcgtataagttattttttgttttttttttttttttatttattgtatcgttttaattaattttttattttaaacacCACAAAGTACACCAATTTTGTCAATATAAAAATGGCTCATATGAAATTTGAATGATAATGGATATAATTACAatggatattttttttttcacaacAGTTTGgctatatcaaaaaaaaaaaaaaagaaaaagtgtTCACAAATGATgtactaaaatataaagcCATACAACTTTTTAACATAACATTTCACcatagaaattaaaaattttgattgAGAAATGtgtgtaatatattacaaataatcACACTGTACAGTGAtggtaattttattaaatgaataaaatgaacATTGTCACAGAagtgttatatttttttattttattacgaaaatgaagaaaaccTTAAGcacttatttaaaattttaaggtAAGAATAatctcatatatttttttatttgttttttaaaaggtGAAGAAATTGATAACAGTGTTATTACGCAACTACATATACGCAAAATTAATACGATgctttgtttatatatataacgttatactgcttatatatatgcatacatatatgttttttcttttagaGCCTTTTTGCAATGTTTGTTGAGCCTCtatgataaaagaaaaaaagagaaaaaattatagagatatgaaaatttgaaatatttatatgctagttgcattttttatatcccCAATTACTCATTTAAACTTATTTTGTGGAAAATCAATGAAAAAGTAATacgttttattatatatataggaaaaATACCCACTactcatatatacacatgcaaAGCAGGTTcgtttaatatttatgtttaaaaatatacagatGTACTTATAACCCAATTGAATTACCACTTCAATCACTAGTGCGTTATTAACTTACCGTATGTTTAATGTTAAATGTGAAGAGATTTTTGTtcgtattattttaatatataaaaaaaaaacatacgAATATTTGTCAGCGCaattattacaataaataatttttgtaaaaggTTAAATGCCCATATGCTTTAATAGtgacaaaattaaaaaaaaataaaaaatttaccaAAAACacataaatgaattttttttaaagcgtAACAAGTTTTGTGcctttttgtatttaaaatatatatatatatatatatatgttttttttttattttatctttacgaatatttttcataaacaacttaaaaattaaacacttttattgttatattttattcatattcaaTATGAAAATTCTTATAAACATTCCTTATGATGACTCGTTGTGTATTGAGTCATCTGATGTAAGtaccataaaaaatgttaaagaGCAAATATCTGTATTAAAAGGTTAGCATCTGGAAATATTTGATAGCAGCCCATAGGCgttatctttattttacgcgttttgttaatattttatatcgtacgatgtattttatttatcttttttttggagttaatatatattgtaattcTTACTATGAATAgcaatattacatttttataaagatatatacctttttttaattttcgaTTAGCTTTTATTTCGTGGTCATAGTGATAATACTGTGAAATTTATATTCCACGAAATGTTCCaactttatataatatatatatatttatatatgtatatttatgtgtatatatgtatattttttttcatctacCTTTTTTACTCccaatatatttaaaaaatgaaattataggCATTCCTTATGAGGTTCAAAAGTTATACAAAAATGGTCGTCCATTAGGAGATGAAGAATTAATTGAAATTGACGAGTCCGAATTTGTAAGTTGAAAAATgacaaaagaaaatattatatatattaaaatagaaaaaacaaatgtgcatataagaggaaaaaaaaaaataaaataagggTGCAAATGTATGGAGAatattaattacatttattgaatatatttatgtttatgaaTGAACAACAGTGCAGTGTtactgtatatatttttttttttttatgatcattaaaaaagtatgtaATTATAGTGATATGAGAGAACAACAAATGTGTTCAACTTTCTTCAAGCATTTGAATGTACAAGAATACGAatgttaattttgttttattatttacgtATGTGTTTGCACCTAGTTAATTGCATTCATTTTGGTTTTTGCATGCGCATTTATCGTGTGAGCAATTTTGTCtgattaattattttatatataattaaattttaaagtattatttttatttttaatgatgataaaaaaagtCAAAGCAAGTAGGGACATGagaatattaaatatgttcGTCTTAATATGTTGtctgaaaaaataaaaaatatgttttttttttttgtttttttttttttgataaatattttatttgtacttcaatatatacattaaggGGTGTTGTACACCTTTTTTAcgttgttttatttttattttttaattggaGTATTCCATATTGAAAAAAGATAGAAAACAAATTGCGGATTATATGTAACTATGGAGTTAACTCTCCTCTTTGTTTGCCATTTTAGGAGATACTAttatcattttgttttattatttatttaatcgaatttcatttttaggCATATACTTTAAATTTAAACTTCGGTTTACTTGGTGgtggtaaaaaaaagaagaagaaggtTTATAAGAAACCcaagaaagaaaaacataaaaaaaaaaaggtaaaattgGCTGTACTTAAGTTTTATAAAGTTGGAGATGACGGAAAAGTATTTAGATTAAAAAGACAATGTGATAATTGTGCCCCTGGAACATTAATGGCTTCTCATTTTAATAGAGACTACTGTGGAAGATGCCATCatacaattataaaaaaataaatttttgaaattattgCGTAAACATCTTTTTATAAAGCagtcttcctttttttttttttttttttttttttattaaatatacatatactttattattaaaacttacaataaaaaataaaaaactaagaatacttaataatattataatttattgatctaaaaaaatttaagtgtttataattttatatcaatttttatgcacattttatgaaaacctcgcaaaaaaaaaaaaattaataagttaataaaacaaattgaaGTGATAATAGTATGAAACAAATACCAAAATTCTTAAAGGAGAAACAATATTGTAcatttattatgaataaacattgtaattatgaaaaaaatgataattttttaaatgtttttatatgtatgtacgcatatatatatatatgt from Plasmodium malariae genome assembly, chromosome: 13 includes these protein-coding regions:
- the PmUG01_13055600 gene encoding U2 snRNP-associated SURP motif-containing protein, putative: MYIHLNRNKKRKKDIEEEKLNEQENAKIYAEFVRSFEGNAHERGNKFVKSGKLLNPSSFTYVSTEEENKKKGRSKFTKSDYFNEERKKLDEKSDNNKSNTGKVKEIDSFLEEIKLKQKILDERKILKEKAQLAKSEEEKLKINKKIIEIEKNETLFAYTSRKERVANLYLGNLSPEVTEEYLCQRFGKFGKVNSVKIMYPRKDEDKKKARICGFVCFENKDDAENAKDALDGVEMFGNVVRIGWSKAIPKILNNNKAEINNFNFDKNNTCNISSNKKIEVLLPEDKKLKRIIDLLAKYVTEEGYTFEETIKKNEKENPLFDFLFNTSDLFYYYKWRVFSFAQGDSYKNWRVDPFQMFENSYVYIPPKLNNTKKNISKKQEKTRSKKCEIDEKKKNKLINIIYNLNKKRVSICRAMIFCTRHSDFSLDIVKTISSFLTDLKYDMLKKINLVYLLSDILYNCSNQFYSSWSYRKHIEEELPRIFFYFRKNIKKCDSKIKAKIFTDSIVNIFHMWDIWAIYNTFFMNGLKCLLSNKKLNYIKNEIHESDYDKDLDGTKIEFFDELKSYPLNLRKNAFSYFMKDDNQLNRLCEQRGLYFDESFSKKKKIKYLLIYDDFCSNDINIINRKNNMNFILQNENKKIFTLGFEENDTVLHAEEKHAVNVL
- the PmUG01_13055800 gene encoding ubiquitin-40S ribosomal protein S27a, putative yields the protein MKILINIPYDDSLCIESSDVSTIKNVKEQISVLKGIPYEVQKLYKNGRPLGDEELIEIDESEFAYTLNLNFGLLGGGKKKKKKVYKKPKKEKHKKKKVKLAVLKFYKVGDDGKVFRLKRQCDNCAPGTLMASHFNRDYCGRCHHTIIKK